The genomic segment CATCGCGCTTCGCAACCGCTGGCGCCGCCAGCGCGTGGCCGAGGACCTGCGCGAAGAGATCGCCCCCAACAACATCATCATGATCGGCCCCACGGGCGTGGGAAAGACCGAGATCGCCCGGCGGCTGGCCCGGCTGGCCGGCGCGCCCTTCGTGAAGGTGGAGGCATCCAAGTTCACCGAGGTGGGCTACGTGGGCCGCGACGTGGAGTCGATGGTGCGCGACCTGGTGGACGTGGCCGTGAACATGGTGCGCACCGAGCGCGAGGACGAGGTGCAGGACGAGGCCGAGAAGCGGGTGGAAGACCGCCTGCTGGACCTGCTGATTCCCCCCGCCGAGTCGCAGCCGGCACCCGCCGCCGGCCCCCCCGCCGCTGACGGCGACAAGAACGAGCGCGTGTGGTTCGCCTCGCCCGGCGGCCAGGCCGAGCCGGTGGAGGACGTGGCTGGCCGCGAGCGGCGCGAGCGCACCCGCGAGAAGTTCCGCCAGCTGCTGCGCGACGGCAAGCTGGAGGAGCGCGAGGTGGAGGTGGAGGTCAGCCAGAGCATGCCGGTGGAGAACATGATGATCCCCATGGGCGGCGGCATGGACGGCGGCGGCATGGACGGCAACCTGATGGACATGCTGCAGGACTGGCTGCCCAAGAAGACCAAGCGCCGCCGCGTGAGCGTGGCCGAGGCGCGCCGCATCCTGCTGCAGGACGAGCTCGACAAGCTCGTGAACATGGACGAGGTGGTGAACGAGTCGCTCGACCGCGTGGAAGACATGGGGATCATCTTCCTGGACGAGATCGACAAGATCGCCGGGGAGCGCGGCGCGGCGGGCGGCCCCGACGTGTCGCGCGAGGGGGTGCAGCGCGACCTGCTCCCCATCGTCGAGGGCTCCACGGTGCAGACCAAGTACGGGATGGTGCGCACCGACCACATGCTCTTCATCGCCGCGGGCGCGTTCCACGTCAGCAAGCCGTCGGACCTGATCCCCGAGCTGCAGGGCCGCTTTCCCATCCGCGTGGAGCTGAGCAGCCTTACGCAGGACGACTTCGTCCGCATCCTGCAGGAGCCCAAGAACGCCCTGGTGTCGCAGTACCGCGCGCTGGCCGCGGCAGACGGGGCGGAGCTGGTGTTCACCGACGACGGCGTGCGCGAGGTGGCGCGCACCGCGGCGCAGCTGAACGAGCGGATGGAGAACATCGGCGCCCGGCGGCTGCACACCGTGCTCACCACGCTGCTGGAAGACGTGATGTTCGACCTTCCCGACACGGCCGAAAAGCACATCGTGGTGGATGCCGACCGGGTCCGCGACCGCCTGAAGGACATCGTCGAGGACGAGGACCTGCGCAAGTACATCCTCTAGAAAGGCTCCGCCGCCCCGGCCCCGCGCCGGGGCGGCGGCTTTCCATCCCGCATCCACACAAATGAAGTTCC from the Longimicrobium sp. genome contains:
- the hslU gene encoding ATP-dependent protease ATPase subunit HslU, with the protein product MSTNETEVKPAEGEAQEPLWLDEMTPRQIVAELDKYIVGQNAAKKSVAIALRNRWRRQRVAEDLREEIAPNNIIMIGPTGVGKTEIARRLARLAGAPFVKVEASKFTEVGYVGRDVESMVRDLVDVAVNMVRTEREDEVQDEAEKRVEDRLLDLLIPPAESQPAPAAGPPAADGDKNERVWFASPGGQAEPVEDVAGRERRERTREKFRQLLRDGKLEEREVEVEVSQSMPVENMMIPMGGGMDGGGMDGNLMDMLQDWLPKKTKRRRVSVAEARRILLQDELDKLVNMDEVVNESLDRVEDMGIIFLDEIDKIAGERGAAGGPDVSREGVQRDLLPIVEGSTVQTKYGMVRTDHMLFIAAGAFHVSKPSDLIPELQGRFPIRVELSSLTQDDFVRILQEPKNALVSQYRALAAADGAELVFTDDGVREVARTAAQLNERMENIGARRLHTVLTTLLEDVMFDLPDTAEKHIVVDADRVRDRLKDIVEDEDLRKYIL